One genomic region from Candidatus Zixiibacteriota bacterium encodes:
- a CDS encoding creatininase family protein, whose product MERELQKLTWSQVKALVPEKINTVLIPVGTVEAHGAAALGTDNFIPKAIAMSQAKKLNALIAPTLNYGITKSLYRYPGSFTIRPETYKNFIGEIIDSLADHDFKYIIFINGHGGNNSMLKEAAYEKHIDRKVGIAAIHWWELTGDLNQEIFGDAGGHAGNNETACVQAIDEALVNKDEFTKDMGFHMKRGADIYPVPGSILLYEENQGYPTFDAAQSKEYLDKMSEIVGDFIVDIINRWNNMKLF is encoded by the coding sequence ATGGAACGCGAATTGCAAAAGTTAACATGGTCGCAAGTCAAGGCGCTTGTCCCTGAAAAAATAAACACCGTTTTAATTCCGGTCGGAACCGTCGAAGCTCACGGCGCCGCCGCCCTGGGTACCGATAATTTTATTCCCAAAGCGATTGCCATGTCCCAGGCCAAAAAATTGAACGCCCTGATCGCGCCGACTCTCAATTACGGCATCACCAAATCACTGTACCGCTATCCGGGTTCTTTTACCATCAGACCGGAAACATATAAGAATTTTATCGGTGAGATTATCGATTCTTTGGCCGACCATGATTTTAAATATATAATTTTCATCAACGGACACGGCGGTAATAATTCCATGCTCAAAGAAGCCGCCTATGAAAAGCATATCGATAGAAAAGTCGGTATCGCGGCTATTCATTGGTGGGAACTGACCGGCGATTTGAATCAGGAAATTTTCGGCGACGCCGGAGGCCACGCCGGCAACAACGAAACCGCCTGTGTGCAGGCAATAGATGAAGCTCTGGTCAACAAAGACGAATTTACAAAAGATATGGGCTTCCATATGAAACGCGGAGCCGATATCTATCCTGTGCCCGGATCAATTCTTTTATACGAAGAGAATCAAGGATATCCGACTTTTGACGCCGCGCAATCCAAAGAATACCTCGATAAAATGTCAGAAATCGTCGGCGATTTTATTGTGGATATTATAAATCGCTGGAATAATATGAAACTGTTCTAA